A region of the Stieleria neptunia genome:
CCGCGTTTGATCTTCCCGACGGAGTCGGCGTGCGGGGAAAACGCGATGTCACGACCTTGCCGACACAAACGCTGTTCTTGATCAACAGCGAGTTTGTGGTGGAACAATCGCGTGAATTAGCCCGCCGGGTGCTCGACGATGCATCACGTGGTGAAGGTGATCGGCTGCAGACCCTTTACTCGGCCGTGCTGGGGCGGGACCCCGACGAATCGGAGCGGGATCGATCGATCGCGTATCTGCGCAGCACCGAAGCCACCCTTGCGGGCGCCGGCCAACACCAGGACCGATGCCGCTTGCACGCCTGGGCCAGTCTGGCCCAAGCCTTGATGACGACCAACGAATTCCGTTACGTGGATTGAGAGAAAGCCCATGATTTCACGTCGAACCATGCTGCAAACCGCGTCCTGTGGCTTTGGCTTTCTCTCCCTGCAAGCAGTGTTGCAACCGTCGGCCGGCGCTTCCACCGCAGAGACGCCGCCGATTCGCGCTCGCGCCAAACGTGTCATCTTTCTCTGCATGAGCGGCGGTCCGGCGCAGATGGACACGTTCGATTACAAACCGCAAACGGGAAATAAAAAGCATCCGGGTTCGGTGTTCCAATTTCAACAGCGCGGCGAAAGCGGGTTGTGGATCTCCGAGTTGATGCCCGAAACCGCCAAGCACGCCGATCGATTGTGCGTCATCAACGGCATGCACTGCGACACGGGAAACCATGCCCAATCGTTCCTTCAACTGCACACCGGCGAAAAACTGCGAAAGCGACCGAGCATGGGCTCATGGATCTCGTACGGCCTGGGCAGCGAGAACGCCGACCTGCCCAGTTTCGTCAGCCTGAATGCCGCCAAGCCGTCGGTCTACTCCAGCGAGTTCCTGCCCACGGAGTTCGCCGGCACACCGATCGGCACCAATGGCGAAGACATGTCCGCGGCGACCATCCGCGACATCTTCGGGAACCATTTGCCGCCCCAAGTCAAACGCAGTCAACTCGATTTCGTGCAATCGATGAACCGAGATCATTTGTCCGACCGCAACGGCGACGCAGCGCTCGAAGGCGTGATCGAATCGATGGAGCTTGCCTATCGCATGCAAACCGCGGCGCCGGAACTACTGGATTTGAGCAACGAAACCGAAGCGACGTTGCGTCGTTATCGCGTCGGCAAGAAGCTGTCGATCGGAACCTGCCGGCCGACCGACTTCGGTCGCCAATGCCTGTTGGCGCGACGTCTGGCCGAAGCCGGCGTGCGTTTCATCGAAGTCAACCATGGCGGTTGGGACCAGCACAAAAATCACCGCCGTGACTTGAAGGCGAATTGTGAAACCGTGGACGCGCCGATCGCCGCCTTGCTGGAAGACCTGGCCGCACGGGGGTTGCTCGACGACACGTTGCTGGTCTGGGGCGGTGAATTCGGCCGACCGGGACTGGTCCCCGATGACGGCAAAGACGAAACCGGACACAACGCAAAAGGGTTCACGTTCTGGCTGGCCGGCGGCGGCGTCAAAGGAGGACACGTGCACGGCCGAACCAGCGAAACGGGTGACCGGGCGGTCGAAGGCAAGGTCCACTTTCGAGACCTGCACGCCACCCTCCTGCATCTCATGGGGCTGCGGCACGACCAACTGACCTATCGCCACGGCGGACGAATCCATCGGCTGACCGGTCCGGAAGAAGCCAGCGTCGTCCACGAATTGTTCGCATGAGGCACGTCAAGTCGCAAGAGTCGAAGTCACCCTCCCTCTGGGAGGGTCGCGGACGATGAACTTTGTCCCCGAGCGGCTCAAAGTCATCAGCGATGCGATCACCGTCGTCAGCGAAGGGCTGATGGGTTTGACGATGGAATGTGCACGTTGCCATTCGCACAAGTATGACCCGATTCCCCACCGCGATTACTACCGGCTCAAAGCGGTGTTCCAAGGCGCGCTGGACGAACACGACTGGGACAGTTTTAAAACGCGGACGTTGAAGGTCGCCACACCCGAGCACCGTCGCAAGGTCGCCGAAATAAACCCGCCGCTGGAAAAACAAATCAAACAACTGCAGGTGCGACAAAAGCAATGGACGGCCGACCTGCAGTTGCAACTGTTGCGCGATCACTATCCCGATCAATCCGAAGCCGACAACCGGGCGACGTTGACCGCGCTGAAGAAAGCGGACAACAATCGCACGTTGAAGCAAAAGATCTTGGTCGAACGGCTGGTCAAAGCTGAACTGCGTCCCGATTCCCAGCAGTCCGAGCAAGTCCTTTCGCTGCGGCAACAGATCAAAGACGCCGATCATCAAATCGATCGTGTGCGTCGCAAGATGGCTCCACCGCTCGCGATCCGGGCGCTGTGGGACTTGGGACGCCCCTCACCGACCTACGTGTTGCGACGCGGTGAACACAACAAACCCGGTGATCCGGTCGCCCCCGGTGTGCCCGCGGTGCTGACCGACCAGCGCAATCCGTTTACCGTCACGCCCCCCTTCCCCGACGGCACCGCCAAGACCGGCCGCCGACTGGCATTCGCACGCTGGTTGATCAACCCGAATCACCCGCTGACCGCTCGCGTGATGGTCAATCGAATCTGGCAACACCATTTCGGAACCGGATTGGTCAAGGACCTGGAGAATTTTGGCGTTCAGGGCGAGCGTCCCTCGCACCCCGAATTGCTCGACTGGTTGGCGATCGAATTCATCCGACGCGGCTGGAGCATCAAGGAGATGCACCGCTTGATCATGAACTCTCGCGTCTACCAACAATCCAGTCGGGTGACCGAGCGATCGCACCAAGTCGATCCGCAAAACCGACTGCTCTCGCACATGAACCTGCGCCGCATGGATGCCGAAGCGCTGCGTGATTCGCTGCTTGCGATCGCCGGCCGATTGGATCCGACACCGGGCGGTCTTCCCGACACCGTCTCGATCGATCGCGATGGGTTGGTCAGCGTCAATGCGACCGATTCAGGCGGCTGGCGACGAAGCGTTTACCTGCAATACCGGCGGACCGAGATCCCGACGATGATGGATACCTTTGACTATCCGCAAATGGGCCCCAACTGCTTGTCGCGAAACGTGTCCACGGTCTCTCCCCAGGCTCTGTTGCTGATGAACAACGGCCGCGTCCGAGAGCTTGCCGCTGCGATGGCCCACCGCGTCGAATCAATCGTTCGCGATGAAATTCCAATCGAAGACAGCGAAGATGATGCCGTCAATGAAGCGACGGTCCAGACGGTCTACCAGTTGGCCTTGTCCAGATCGCCCAGCGACCGCGAGCGAACGCTGGGTACCGAAACGTTGAAACAACTTCGCCAGGCATGGGGAGACAATTCGGCCAAGGCACTGGAAACGTATTGCCACACGATTTTGAACTCCGCTTCGTTCCTCTACGTGGATTAAGGAATGAATCAGCCAACACCGTCCCGCCGTGATTTTTTTGCCCGAACCAGTGACGGCCTGCTCGGCGCCGCGCTGGCCCAGATGCTCGGTGCGGATCTACTTGGCCACAGCGCCACGGCGTCCGATGAAGCGATTGCACCACACGGCGGCGGCATCGATGACCTGACCCCCAAACCCGTTCACCATCCCGCCACCGCCAAATCGGTCATCCAACTGTTCATGAACGGCGGGCCAAGTCAGATGGATCTGTTTGACCCCAAGCCGTTACTGGGCAAGATGGACGGCCAGCCGTATCCGGGCAATGTGGAAGAGATCGGCAACACGGGCACGTCGGACGTCGGCGTCATGCTGGGCGGCAAATACAAGTTTGATCGGCACGGCGAATCCGGAATGTGGATGGCGGACGTCTTGCCCCACACCGCCCAGATGGCCGACGACCTGTGCATGATCCATTCGATGTGGACCGACCACCCCAATCACGACAACGCCCTCTACAAAATCCACAGCGGGCGTTTATTCATGGGGTACCCCACGCTGGGCGCCTGGACGGTTTACGGACTCGGTTCCGAAAACCAAAATCTGCCCGCCTACGTCGTGCTGTCGGATCCGCTGGGGTTACCGAAAAACGGCACCCGCAACTGGACCGCGGGGTTTCTGCCGCCGGTGTACCAGGGAACGCCGTTTCGGCCCACCGGATCCCCGATCTTGAACTTGAAACCACAATTCGAGCAGCCCGACGCAGTGACCGAAACGGCGCGCGACCTGTTGAAACAACTCGACCAGCACCACCAAAGCGAACGCCGACATTACGCTGGGCTAGACGCGCGGATCCAGTCCTATGGACTGGCCGCACGGATGCAACTTTCCGCCAGCGAAGCCTTGGACCTGTCCGGCGAAACCGCGGAAACGCTGTCGATGTACGGCGTCGGCAGCTCGCCGACCGATTCCTTTGCCCGACGTTGCTTGATGGCCCGCCGATTGGTCGAGCGTGGTGTCCGCTACGTGCAGATCTTTCTGGAGGAACAACCTTGGGACAGCCACGTTGACTTGGAAGACAACCACCGCGCCGCATGCGAACGCACAGACCGACCGGTCGCGGCACTGCTCAAGGACCTCAAACGCAGCGGGATGCTCGATTCCACCCTGGTGATCTGGGGCGGCGAGTTCGGTCGCACGCCCACCTCGCAACGCAGCGGCGACCTTTACACCGGCCGCGACCACAACATGCAAGCCTTTACGTCTTGGATGGCCGGCGGCGGGATCAAGGGAGGCACCAGCTATGGAAAGACCGACGAATTCGGGCACAAGGTGATCGAAGATCCCGTCAGCGTCCACGATTTCCACGCCACCATCTTGCACGCCCTGGGGCTGCATCATCAAAAGCTGTTCTTCACCCGGAGCGGTTTGGAAGAACGTCTGACGGGAGTTGAGGCTCCGAGGGTTGTGCACGAGATTCTGGCGTAGCCCGGGGAAGGGTAACGCGGTGAAGCGTTTGTAAGCGGAAGAACGCGAGCGGCCTGTCGATTGAAGGAGATCTGTTGAATTCTGGTGAGCCGCTGGCCGTCAGGCCTCGGGCGACGCTGAAGGCCCGGCCGCTGACGCGTCGCGGCTCACTGAACCGGAGGGCTCGCGCCCTACCGCTAACAAAAAACACCCCCCTGGCGACCGCGGATGCGGTCGCAGCACATCGTCGGAGGTGAGCGCAGCGACACCTCCGGATAGGCCCTCTCTGGCGTTTGCTTGCTGCGCAAACGCCGTCTTTCCCAGAGGGAGAGAATCTAAATTGGTTGCCACATCCTGCAGTAAAAGAATCGACGTCCCGCGGGATACACCTCACTCCGCCGCATAGAGATTTGCGAAGTCGACCGATCCAGATGGCGAGAGCACCAGTTTGTCGCTGGCGCCATCGTCGGATTGCGACGACACGGCGGGTTGGCCGTTGAGATGCACCACCCGTTTGCCATCTTTGGCGATCACTTCGATGCGGTTCCAACGACCGGGTTTTTCCAAGTGCGTCGCAGACGCCGGATCAGAAAGATCGATTTGCAGGTTTCCGCCCGCCTGGATCACGACGTTGCTCTCGGCATCTTTCAAACGCACATCCACGACGAAGCTTGCGTTGTCAAAGGAACGCGTCGTCGCCAGTGTTCCCGTTGTGCCAGGATCGGCTTCAAACGCAAGTACCCAATCCTTGACGTTCCACTGCGACACATCGTCGGCGTCCCAACCGTCCAGATTCAATCCGGTGTACAGCGAATGGTAGCCACGATCGGCGATCGCAACTTGGTCGGCCGGCACCTCACCGCCGGGCAATTCTTTGATGCGAACATTGCGGTATTCGACCACGCCGCCCTCGGATTCCAAACAGATGTATCCCTTGCGTGGGACACAGTCCTTGCCGCGGGTGACGACCGTCCCGTTGACGGCCAGCGAGATCTCGCCGTCGCGGCATTCGATGCGGTAGCGATTCCACTGTGGACTCGGATTGGAAAGGCTTTCGGTCGGAAAGGCCCGGCTGCCGCCACGCCCATTGATCGGCGTCATCGTCGCCCCATGGATCGGAAAGATGTCACCGTGCGTGGTGTGGCTTTTCGTGTTCCCGTAGGCGTTCTCGAGCACCTGCACTTCGATCCCGCGATGGAACGGTACGCCACGCGACGTGATGTCGTCGGCCCAGACGAAGACGCCGGCGTTGCCCCGCGGCACCAGATGCCGCCACTCCAGTTCCATCACAAAGTTTTGATACATCTTTGCCGTTCGAATCTCGCCGATCGGCTTGCCGGTACAGTACAAAATCCCGTCTTCAAACCGCCAGGTTTCCTGGGGCGTGTTGGTTCGCACCCAGCCGCTCAATTCGGCATCGCTGAACATCGGCCTGAATCCATCTTGGCCGAGCGCCGTGTGCTGCGATGAGAGGCCGTGCGCGAGAAAACCGAGCAGAAGGAGGCACGCGGGTGCGACCGAACGGGGCAGCTGAATCATGGTGTTGAACGTCGTTTCGGGTGGTGATCGTGGCGCGCAAGGCAAGCTCGCCGGGAAGGGACGATCATTCTAGCGGAAATCGGGTCGCCCGCTGTCGTGTTCGGAAAGCGAGATCGGTTTCCAGCCTGTCGATTTTGATGCCGCGGCAGGTATGATGGACCTGCGGACGTCACGTTATGCTGCTCGTGCGCGAGCCAGCCCCGAAACAGCCAGCCCCGAAACCTTCCCACCCATCACGACCGCTTCCATGCCATTTCACGCCACGACGCGCCAGCTGGTTTGCGTCACCGTCGTCCTCTCTGGATGCTTCTTCGGCCACGGCGCCGGTGCTGCCGAACCCCTGCCGGTCGATCAGCTGCCCGAACTGCAGTACCGCCGTTGGAGCGGATCGATCAACGTGCCGGACCCGGTCGCGATCAGCGTGGCGGACAACGGTGACGTCTACGTGACCCAAACCCAGCGTCGCAAGATCCAAGACCTGGACATTCGGGCGAACAGCGAATGGATTCCCGACGACGTGGGCTTGAAAACGGTCGACGAAAAACGCGCGTTCTATCATCGCGTGCTGGCGATCGGTGGCGATCAAGTCGAAGCCGCCAAACATGTCGAAGACGTCAACGGAGACGGCCAATACGATTGGCGCGACCTGACCGTGATCAGCGAAAAGATCCACCGCCTGGTCGACACCGACGACGACGGAACGGCCGACACCATCAATCTGTTCGCCGAAGATTTTAAAACCGAAGTGACCGGAATCGCCGCCGGCGTGCTGCACTGGGACGATTCGGTCTGGGCGACGATCGCACCCGACGTTTGGAAACTGACCGACACGACCGGCGACGGACGTGCCGACGACCGCCAGATCATGGCCACCGGATTCGGACTGCACATCGCCTATGCCGGCCACGACATGCACGGGCTGGCCATCGGACCGGACGGAAAGATCTATTGGTCGATCGGCGACAAAGGGATCGCGGTGACCACCGACGATGGCAAACAGATCAGCTATCCCAACCAGGGCGGCGTCATGCGATGCAACCCCGACGGCAGCGATTTCGAAGTCTTCGCCCATGGGCTGCGCAACGTTCAAGAATTCGCCTTCGATCAATACGGCAATCTGTTCGGTGTCGACAACGACGCCGACAAGCCCGGCGAAAAAGAACGTTTCGTGTGGATCGTCGATCAGATGGATGCCGGTTGGCGATGCAATTACCAGTACCGTGGCGACGCGTACAACCCCTGGACGGACGAAAACCTGTGGCAGGTTGCCGGCGAAGACCATGCCGCCTACTTGGTGCCGCCGATTCAAAACTACGTCGATGGTCCGGCCGGTTTTAAATTCAATCCCGGCGCCGCACTGTCATCGGCCTACAGGAATTTCTTCTTCATGACCAGCGCGCCCAACGGATTCCAATACGCCTTTCGCACCGAGCGCACCGCTGACTCGTTCCGGATGATCGATTCGCACTCGATCGGCAGCGGCGACCCGATCGTCGGAATCGCCTTCGCCCCCGACGGCGGACTGTACGGTGTCGACTGGGGTGGCGGTTATCCACTGACCCAAACCGGCGCCGTGATTCGGATCGACGTGCCGGATGAAAACCTTAGCGAACAAGACCGTGCCGACCGCAAGTCCGTGACGCACTGGCTGTCTGAAGATTTCAGCGAGCAACCGAACGCGGTGCTGTCCGAATTGCTTGCTCACATCGATCAACGTGTTCGACTTCGCGCCCAATTCGCACTGGTCGCTAGGCAGCAATCCGACACGCTGCTGGCGGTTCTGTCGAACGAACAATCGGATCAACTTGCCCGCGTGCACAGTGTTTGGGGGCTGGGGCAGATCATGCGAACCGGCAGCGTCCCCGCCGCTATGCTGAATCGTTTTCTGTCCGATCACGACCCGATCATCCGCTCGGTCGCGGCCAAAACGCTCGGCGAAACCGAGACGGCTGATCCGGCCGCGTTGATACCGCTGATCGACGATCCCGACCTGCACGTTCGCATCCATGCGGCGCTGGCCCTGGGACGCCGACCAACCAGCGCGGCGACGAAGACACTGCTGGACCTCGCCGCCGGGTTGCCACGCGATCAACACTACCTGCGGCACGCGGTCGTCACCGCACTGGCCGCCTGTGCGACGCCGCAGCAATTGGCCGGACTGGCGGATGCCACGTCGGAAAGCGCACGAATCGTTGCCGTCCTGGCGCTCCGCCGACAAGGCCATCGCTCGGTCGCAACCTTCCTCAGCGACGCCTCCGATTGGGTCGCCACCGAAGCCGCCCGCGCCATCCACGACGACCTCTCCCTGCCGGACGCCATGCAAGACCTGGCGGCTGCCTTGGACCAGGATCGCAACCGCAACACCGCGATGACCCTCCGCGCGATCAATGCCAACTTTCGACTCGGAACCGAATCGAGTTTCCGACGGCTGCTGCGTTTCATCGCGGCCGAAACCCGCCCCGCGTCGGCACGGCTGGCTGCCACGGAATCCCTCGGCGACTGGCTCGATCCACCCCTGCTGGATCGCGTCGATGGCCGCCGCCGAGAACCCGCCGCCGATCGAGTGATCGATCGATCGGCCGCCTCGGAGTTGCTGACGCGTTTGGTCGAAAAGAGCGACACGGCGATCCGGGTCGCGGCCGTGAAAGCGTCACGCCGGTTGAAAACCCCGCTGTCGTCGGACGCACTGATCGCACTTGTCCGCGATACCAAGTCACCGGAACCATTGCGACTCGAAGCACTCGACACGCTCACCACACCCGATAGCGACATCGCAACCGATGACCGCGCCCCGCTGTTGGTCGCACTGTCCGCCGCACGCTCCCCGGCTGTCGCATCGCGCGCGATCGAAGGACTCGCCGAATTGCACCACGACAAGGCGATCGAGGTCATCGAGAAACAACTGGAGAATCGATCGATTCCGGTTCGACAAGCCTGCGTTCGCTCCCTCGCCACACTTGGCAACGCAAAAGCAGATGCCTTGCTGGTCCGACTGGGCGAGCAATTTGTTGATGGATCGTTGCCCGACTCGCTACAGTTGGACGTTTGGCAATCACTACACTCGCGGATCGACCACTCCGATGCGATTCGCGAAACGCTGGACCGAATTCAGCAGGCACCGCAACTGGCAGAAATCACATCGCCAAAGTTCCGCGAATTCGCCCTGTGCCTTTCCGGCGGCGATGCGGCACGCGGCGAAACCTTCTTTCGAACCGATCTGCGGGCTCAATGCAGCCGCTGCCATCGGATCGGAAAGAAAGGGAGTGACATCGGTCCGGAACTGACGAAAATCGCAAAGCAACGTGACGCGGATCACCTGCTTCGCGCGATCGTCTATCCCAGTGCCGACATCGATCCGAAGTACAACGCCCAGACACTGCTGTTGGCCGATGGCAATGTGGTTCAAGGTGTCATCAAAAGTGAGGATGACACCACGACCGTGCTGATCAATTCCGAAGGCAAGGAGGTCAAGATCCCGACCGACGAGATCGAAGACGTCGCCAAGACCAAGGTCTCGTTGATGCCCGACATGACCGCGGTCCTCAGCCCCGCCGAAGTCCGCGATCTGGTTGCGTACTTGAAAACGCTACGCTAAACGCTTCACCGCATCGACCGGCTGGGCAACGAATCAGTGGTGCCCGTGACCGCGGTGACTACCGTGACCACGGTAGTGAAAATCATAGTGCCCGGGCACGTAATCCAAGTGGTTTCCGTGCGGCACCAGGGACGGCGGATGATAGTCGTAGTGCGGCCGTGCGGGATGGTACCCCCGATACGATCGGTGGTAGTTGTAGGTCGGTCGGGCTGACCGCCCATAATAAATCGACGGCCCGTACGACGACCGATAGCTCGGGTACGCGCGGCGGTACGTGTGGCTGTAATTGCTGTAACCATAGTTGCCGATGCGGATACTGAATCCGCCGGCGTCGGCTTCGTTTCCGCCGGGCATCAACACAAAACCGATTGCAAGCACCGGAATGCTTGCCCATTTCAATAAACGTGACATACGCTGCATCTCCATGAATGAGCGACAAAGGGTCTGACGCTTGTTTCACGACGCATCCGGCATGCCAATCCGACGGCCGACAGACGCTGCGCGACCCAAACCCCCGTGAAACACGCGGCGAAACGGTCCGCTGCGGGTCACAGATAAGCCAACGAACAGAAATCAACGCGACATCAAAACGAACACACCTGACATCAATTTGAGTCAGCGGCGTGAGACGGCCGAACGCCGGACAAGAACAGGAGCAAGTTGGTCAAAAGATGAGTTGGTCCGGGCAATCGTCCCCAGGCCGACCTACTTCACACCCATTTTTTGACCACCAAATTTTTTTACCACCGTCTCGCCGTGGCACGGCGGCCCATGTCAGCTACCCGTGGTTTCATCGATCGCCCCGCAGGGTTCACCGCCCGACTCACAATACGACTTGACCGCATCCATGTCCGACTCGACACCCTTGACCACCATGCCGCGTATCAAAGGGATCATCAACCGGGCCAAAAACGCATGGGGGCGGATGTCCATCTGCATCTTCAACTCGACAGCGTCGCCTACCAGCGAAACGGTGAACAGGGTATCCCAGACCGTGCCGCCGGCATCGGAGACCATCCGCACGCGTTCGTTGTCGGCGAATTCGGCGACCTCCAGCTCGACGGATTGTTCGCGTCCCTTCATCATTCGGGTTTCACGGAATCGCGTCCCCACACCGTGCTGTTGCTCGGAAAGAAACTCGACGTTGGTGATGTGCGGCACGGCTTTGCGGAAATTGCGAACATCCGAAACGGTCTGGAACACCAGACTCAATGGCGCGTCAATCGTACGCGAGGCGATGATCGGCTTCATGTCAAAACTCATCATTGAAGGAGAGCGTCGTCGACCATGGAATGACAATCCGCTGGGAGACTTCCTCATCCAAGCGATCATAGGATGAGATCATCCGGACCATCAATTCCCTACCGATGATCGCCGAACGTGCACCCGGCAGAGTCCCCAGGAATTCGGGGAGCACGCGGATGGCTTCCTCGGCGTTGCGACGTACAAGTCGATCGTCTGGCGCAGAAAGCGGAAGCGCGGCATGAATCGACGCGTCATCGTCGGGATCGAGAAAAAACACCACGCCGTAGTGGATGAAGGGGTAACCGCTCAGGAAGTGTTCGGTCAGGAGTTGCGGCGTCGCCCCCTCAGACGACATCGCTTGCACCTGTTCGGCGATCGATGCCGCCTCGAAATCCGATGGCGGCGCGTAGGGGTTCACGTCGTGATTCGGCAAACGGCGATCCGTCTCGATCGTCGCGGTACCGCAACTGACCGGTTCCACCATCAAAAATCGTTCGTTGATCTGCCGGACCCCGCCATCACTAAACCATTC
Encoded here:
- a CDS encoding DUF1501 domain-containing protein, with protein sequence MISRRTMLQTASCGFGFLSLQAVLQPSAGASTAETPPIRARAKRVIFLCMSGGPAQMDTFDYKPQTGNKKHPGSVFQFQQRGESGLWISELMPETAKHADRLCVINGMHCDTGNHAQSFLQLHTGEKLRKRPSMGSWISYGLGSENADLPSFVSLNAAKPSVYSSEFLPTEFAGTPIGTNGEDMSAATIRDIFGNHLPPQVKRSQLDFVQSMNRDHLSDRNGDAALEGVIESMELAYRMQTAAPELLDLSNETEATLRRYRVGKKLSIGTCRPTDFGRQCLLARRLAEAGVRFIEVNHGGWDQHKNHRRDLKANCETVDAPIAALLEDLAARGLLDDTLLVWGGEFGRPGLVPDDGKDETGHNAKGFTFWLAGGGVKGGHVHGRTSETGDRAVEGKVHFRDLHATLLHLMGLRHDQLTYRHGGRIHRLTGPEEASVVHELFA
- a CDS encoding DUF1553 domain-containing protein; translation: MNFVPERLKVISDAITVVSEGLMGLTMECARCHSHKYDPIPHRDYYRLKAVFQGALDEHDWDSFKTRTLKVATPEHRRKVAEINPPLEKQIKQLQVRQKQWTADLQLQLLRDHYPDQSEADNRATLTALKKADNNRTLKQKILVERLVKAELRPDSQQSEQVLSLRQQIKDADHQIDRVRRKMAPPLAIRALWDLGRPSPTYVLRRGEHNKPGDPVAPGVPAVLTDQRNPFTVTPPFPDGTAKTGRRLAFARWLINPNHPLTARVMVNRIWQHHFGTGLVKDLENFGVQGERPSHPELLDWLAIEFIRRGWSIKEMHRLIMNSRVYQQSSRVTERSHQVDPQNRLLSHMNLRRMDAEALRDSLLAIAGRLDPTPGGLPDTVSIDRDGLVSVNATDSGGWRRSVYLQYRRTEIPTMMDTFDYPQMGPNCLSRNVSTVSPQALLLMNNGRVRELAAAMAHRVESIVRDEIPIEDSEDDAVNEATVQTVYQLALSRSPSDRERTLGTETLKQLRQAWGDNSAKALETYCHTILNSASFLYVD
- a CDS encoding DUF1501 domain-containing protein encodes the protein MNQPTPSRRDFFARTSDGLLGAALAQMLGADLLGHSATASDEAIAPHGGGIDDLTPKPVHHPATAKSVIQLFMNGGPSQMDLFDPKPLLGKMDGQPYPGNVEEIGNTGTSDVGVMLGGKYKFDRHGESGMWMADVLPHTAQMADDLCMIHSMWTDHPNHDNALYKIHSGRLFMGYPTLGAWTVYGLGSENQNLPAYVVLSDPLGLPKNGTRNWTAGFLPPVYQGTPFRPTGSPILNLKPQFEQPDAVTETARDLLKQLDQHHQSERRHYAGLDARIQSYGLAARMQLSASEALDLSGETAETLSMYGVGSSPTDSFARRCLMARRLVERGVRYVQIFLEEQPWDSHVDLEDNHRAACERTDRPVAALLKDLKRSGMLDSTLVIWGGEFGRTPTSQRSGDLYTGRDHNMQAFTSWMAGGGIKGGTSYGKTDEFGHKVIEDPVSVHDFHATILHALGLHHQKLFFTRSGLEERLTGVEAPRVVHEILA
- a CDS encoding family 16 glycoside hydrolase — encoded protein: MIQLPRSVAPACLLLLGFLAHGLSSQHTALGQDGFRPMFSDAELSGWVRTNTPQETWRFEDGILYCTGKPIGEIRTAKMYQNFVMELEWRHLVPRGNAGVFVWADDITSRGVPFHRGIEVQVLENAYGNTKSHTTHGDIFPIHGATMTPINGRGGSRAFPTESLSNPSPQWNRYRIECRDGEISLAVNGTVVTRGKDCVPRKGYICLESEGGVVEYRNVRIKELPGGEVPADQVAIADRGYHSLYTGLNLDGWDADDVSQWNVKDWVLAFEADPGTTGTLATTRSFDNASFVVDVRLKDAESNVVIQAGGNLQIDLSDPASATHLEKPGRWNRIEVIAKDGKRVVHLNGQPAVSSQSDDGASDKLVLSPSGSVDFANLYAAE
- a CDS encoding HEAT repeat domain-containing protein, yielding MPFHATTRQLVCVTVVLSGCFFGHGAGAAEPLPVDQLPELQYRRWSGSINVPDPVAISVADNGDVYVTQTQRRKIQDLDIRANSEWIPDDVGLKTVDEKRAFYHRVLAIGGDQVEAAKHVEDVNGDGQYDWRDLTVISEKIHRLVDTDDDGTADTINLFAEDFKTEVTGIAAGVLHWDDSVWATIAPDVWKLTDTTGDGRADDRQIMATGFGLHIAYAGHDMHGLAIGPDGKIYWSIGDKGIAVTTDDGKQISYPNQGGVMRCNPDGSDFEVFAHGLRNVQEFAFDQYGNLFGVDNDADKPGEKERFVWIVDQMDAGWRCNYQYRGDAYNPWTDENLWQVAGEDHAAYLVPPIQNYVDGPAGFKFNPGAALSSAYRNFFFMTSAPNGFQYAFRTERTADSFRMIDSHSIGSGDPIVGIAFAPDGGLYGVDWGGGYPLTQTGAVIRIDVPDENLSEQDRADRKSVTHWLSEDFSEQPNAVLSELLAHIDQRVRLRAQFALVARQQSDTLLAVLSNEQSDQLARVHSVWGLGQIMRTGSVPAAMLNRFLSDHDPIIRSVAAKTLGETETADPAALIPLIDDPDLHVRIHAALALGRRPTSAATKTLLDLAAGLPRDQHYLRHAVVTALAACATPQQLAGLADATSESARIVAVLALRRQGHRSVATFLSDASDWVATEAARAIHDDLSLPDAMQDLAAALDQDRNRNTAMTLRAINANFRLGTESSFRRLLRFIAAETRPASARLAATESLGDWLDPPLLDRVDGRRREPAADRVIDRSAASELLTRLVEKSDTAIRVAAVKASRRLKTPLSSDALIALVRDTKSPEPLRLEALDTLTTPDSDIATDDRAPLLVALSAARSPAVASRAIEGLAELHHDKAIEVIEKQLENRSIPVRQACVRSLATLGNAKADALLVRLGEQFVDGSLPDSLQLDVWQSLHSRIDHSDAIRETLDRIQQAPQLAEITSPKFREFALCLSGGDAARGETFFRTDLRAQCSRCHRIGKKGSDIGPELTKIAKQRDADHLLRAIVYPSADIDPKYNAQTLLLADGNVVQGVIKSEDDTTTVLINSEGKEVKIPTDEIEDVAKTKVSLMPDMTAVLSPAEVRDLVAYLKTLR
- a CDS encoding SRPBCC family protein gives rise to the protein MKPIIASRTIDAPLSLVFQTVSDVRNFRKAVPHITNVEFLSEQQHGVGTRFRETRMMKGREQSVELEVAEFADNERVRMVSDAGGTVWDTLFTVSLVGDAVELKMQMDIRPHAFLARLMIPLIRGMVVKGVESDMDAVKSYCESGGEPCGAIDETTGS